TAAAAGACCTCCCCGCGAGCGCGGCTCGTCCCTGAACTTATTCTGTATCTGATAAAGCAACTGGGGCAGGTCGCGGTAGCTCTGCACGGAACGCCTGACCAGGTCCGTGATCACCTCCTCGTGCGTCGGGCCCAAAGCCAGCCTATGTTCCTTGCGGTCTATCACTGTAAACAGGGTTTTATCGAACGAAGCCAGGCGGCCGGATTTCTCCCAGAGCTCGATGGGCTGCAGCGAGGGCATCATCAACTCCTGTCCGCCGGCGCTGTCCATCTCGCTGCGGATGATATCCTCGATTTTTTTCAGCGCCCTCCATCCCAGCGGCAGGTAAGAGTACACGCCAGTGGCCACCTGCTGTATCATGCCGGCCCGCACCAGCAGCCGGTGGCTGACACAGTCGGCGTCCGACGGCGCCTCTTTCAATGTCTTACCCAGTAATCTGGAGAAACGCATGTTATTAATCCCCTCAAATTTAATCAGTAGCTCATTTTAGAATATTTAAGCTTGAATAAAAAGGGCGGATGCTGCCCGGTGGGCCCGGACTCTCAGGCGGGCGAAGCTACAAATTTTCGATCTCGTCTTTGAGCGCCCGTAAATAGCCGCTCTCGCTGACGGTCCGTATGACACGGCCTTTCTTAAATATAGCGCCCCTGCCTTTGCCGCAGGCTATGCCCAGGTCTGCTGCCTTTGCTTCGCCCGGGCCGTTGACCACACAGCCCATGACGGCGATTCTAACGGGCTTGTCGATAGAGTCGAGATAATTGCTGACCTTGACGGCCAGATCCACTATATCGTACTCGCTGCGCCCGCAGGACGGACAGCTTATCAGCACCGGTCCCCGCTGACGCAGGTTAAGGGATTTCAGAATCTCGTACGCGGTGAACACCTCTTCGCGCGGATATGAGCTGAGCGAGACCCTGATGGTATCGCCTATGCCATCGTACAGTAGTATGCCGATCCCTGCTGCGCTCCTGATAACGCCGGTGCGGGGTAGCCCGGCTTCAGTTATGCCCAGGTGCAGCGGGTATGCGGTCTTCCCGGCGATACTGCGGTAGGCCTCGATGGAAGTGGGCACATCGAAGGACTTGAGCGCAATTTTGATCAGGCCGAAATCCATGCTCTCGAGCAGTCGGACCTCTTCCATCGCTGTATCGACCATGTAACCTGCAACCGAGCGACCCGGCTTTTTACCGGGGGGAAGGCTGCCGGAATTAACGCCTATGCGTATAGGCACTTCTCTCGTTTTAGCCTCAGCCACGACTTTACGGATCTGCTGTTTATCGCGGATATTGCCGGGATTGATGCGAAGACCATCGGCGCCGCCGGCCAGGGCCGCCAGGGCCAGGCGGTAATCGAAATGTATATCAGCAATCAGAGGGATGGAAATGCCTCGTTTTATCTTTGTAATGGCCGCCGCGGCCTGTTGATCCGGGACGGCCACACGGATTATTTCACAGCCGCAATCTTCCAGCTCCCTGATCTGATTGATGGTGGATCGCGCGTCTCGTGTATCCGTTTTGGACATTGACTGTATCGATACAGGGGCGCCGCCGCCTATGATCACGCTGCCCAGCCGTATCGGTTTGGAGACGCGCCGCTTCTTCAAGGCAGCAAGCTTTCTCCGCGGATGATGCGGGCGACGTCGAAATAGCTGATCACAATGATAAGCAGTATCATGGCCAGGAATCCTATCATATGAACCAGGCCTTCCTTTTGAGGCGAAATCCTTTTGCCCCGCCTTGCCCATTCAAGCAGAACAAAAACAAGCCTGCCGCCGTCCAGGCCCGGTATCGGCAGCAGGTTAAATATACCCAGGTTGATGCTGATGAGGGCGGCAAACTCCAGCAGCGGGCTGATGCCGGCTTTGATTACCTCTCCCGTCAGCTGTGCAATAGCTATAGGCCCGGCAAGCTGCGGCGCAGTGCTCCTGACGAACCAGCTCATGACTTCGTTCTTGAAAAGTATGAGGATCTCCCAGCTGTGTACAACGCTGGTGGGCAGCGCCTGCCAGAAAGGCATGGATTCCACTACCGTGGTCATGTCGGACGAGGTAAGCACGACTCCTGTGGCGCCCTGCCCCTGTGGTGGGACCCAGCGTGGAGTTAAAGATAGGACTTGCCGGCTGGCATCGGGCTTCTGGATGACCATGGCCGTATCATTGCCCAGGTTCAACTGTATTTGGTAACTCAGATCGGCACGGTTTTTTATGGTATGCCCGTTTACCTCTACTATCCTGTCGCCTGCCTGGATGCCCGCCGCTTGAGCTGGCGAGCCGGCGGCCACCTCCTTTATCAACACGTTCTCAATGGTGACGTCATGCGGTATCATGAAACTTACAGTGAAGAGAACGATCGGCAGAAGAATGTTCAGCAGCGATCCGGAGACGAGTACGAAAAATCTTGTGCCGATGCTTTTACTGGCCAGGCTGCCCGGCGTTGAGGGGTCTTCTTCCCCCAGAAGGCGTGTGAAACCTCCGAACGGTATCCAGTTGATGGAGTAAATGGTCTCTCCGTATTTAAACCCCCAGATCCTGGGAGGCAGGCCCAGGCCGAATTCCTCGACCTTTACCTTCGACATTTTGGCGGCGGCGAAATGTCCTATCTCGTGAGTGAGGATCAGTACGATCAGCAGAACTACAAAAACCACGATGGTCAATATCATTAAATATCCTTCCTTGCTACTTTTAGGGCTGTATCACATGCCCACCTGTCCGACCGGAAAATATCCTCGATTCCGGGATTTGAAACCGGCCTGTGCATATGCAGGGTTTTCTCTATTATTGTAGCAATTTCCGTGAAGTCGATACTATTGTTAAGAAACAGGTTAACGGCTGTTTCATCCGCGGCGCATAACACGGCAGGATATGTATCCCCCAGCTTTGCCGCCTCCAGCGCGAGCTTGAGGCAGGGATAATTCACGTAATTGACCGGCTCAAAGGTGAGGGTATGCATCCCGCTGAAATCCATCGACTTTATTTGCGGATTGGGCATTCTTTGCGGATAAAACAGCGCATATTGAATAGGCAAATGCATATCAGGGATGCTCAGCTGTGCCTTGATGGAGCCGTCCTTGAACTCGACCATGGAATGAATGATGCTCTGCCTGTGTATGATGACCTCGATCTTTTTATAGGGCAGGTCAAAGAGCCAATGCGCCTCCATCACCTCCAGGCCTTTATTGAAAAGCGTGGCTGAATCCACGGTGACCTTTTTACCCATTTTCCAGGTGGGGTGGTTCAAAGCCTGCGCTGCAGTTACCCCGCGCAGCTTCTTTACAGGCCAGCCGATGAAGGGACCTCCCGAGGCTGTCAGAAGGAGCCTGGACACACCGGAAGCTTCGCCCTGCAAGCACTGCCAGACCGCGCTGTGCTCGCTGTCTATGGGCAGGATAGTGCCTCCATGTCTGGCAGCAAGCTGCTTCAACAGGGATCCTGCCATGACCAGTATCTCCTTATTGGCGATAGCTACGGTCTTCCCAATCCGGAGGGCAGCCATGGCCGGTTTCAAGCCGGCCTTGCCCGTCGTAGCAACAATGACCATATCCACATCCGGATGTACGGCCATTTCCTCCATCTTTACGGGCGCCGTGCCCCCGGGTAATTTTAAAGTGGGTGAGCAAAATGCGAACAGCGGTTTGAATTCGCGGACCTGTTGCAGCAGCAGTTTGGTGTCGTTGCCGCATGCCAGCCCTGTTACCTGCAGTTTGTCTGGAAAGATGCGGATGATATCCAGGGTTTGCTGGCCGATGGACCCGGTCGATCCCAGCACGACAATGTTTTTGACTTTGTTTTTCATCGCGTTAACTTGACATCAGCATAATCTTACAGCAAATCGATTGCACCGACCATTGTAAGATGAGGTGAGTATAAAGCAAGCCCCGGCGAAATCTGTTAATGTAGTTTAACAGTGCCGGGGCTTGCTTTACCCGATGTAATATCAATGAATGGTCGATGTTGATTACATCTGTGGTAGTTCCAGTATGAGGAAGCCCGCCACGACGAGGATTATGAAAATGGTCAGCAGAATCATATATATGACGGACAGGACAATGCCCCAGATGAGCATCGACCTGGCTTTCTTTGGATCTTTATCTTTATTGACCGCCCAGGCGATGATACCGCCTATCCAGCACCAACCGCCGAAAAGCAGCGGCAGTATAACCAGCAGCCACCATGCGCCACTAACCGGCCTGACCGCAGGTGTTGTGTCGACAGCTACAGGCACATCACTCTTAGCCATAAACAGTTTATTGGCGCAGGTCGGACAGTATACTTTTTCCTGAAGCTCCGTCCTGCAAGCGATGCAAACCATTTTACCACAACTCACACATGCTCCAACCGCATCTTTGCCAGGGTGATAAGAACAATCAGCCATAAAAGCCCTCCTCCAGCTAAATCAGCTATAAGTATGCATATTATAGACAACGTAAACGCCCAATGCAATTAAAAATTATTGCATCCTCGTGTATAATAATATTCTGTTGAAGGAGGTAGCAAAAACCGGGGGAAACCGACCTTTAACTGATTCTCCGTCTGTACAGGGTAACTATAGCAGCCATTGCGTAAAGAACTTGAGGAGGACATACAATGCCGAAGCAGAAAATTCTGAATTGCCCTTTAAAATTTACCAGCAAGACACTGGAAGCGGATGGTTTCGTAAAGAAGGAAACCTGTTTATGTGATGAGGATGGTTGCGCATGGTGGAGGCCCACCACAAATATGTGTGCGGTCAACAACCTGATCGAGGTTATGAACAAACTCGAATTAACTGCTGGGCTGCAGCTCAAAACCCTTTTACCCGATTTCCAATCCAGGACCACCATAGTCGACGTTGAGCGATAACGTCTGATAATGCCTGTGTCACAACTCAGGCGAGGCCACGCCAGCCTGTCTGGCAGGCGGAGATAGAGTGATTTGAGTTATAATGTAGCGCGAAATTAAACAATCAAGGAGGTCTTATGGCTTACGATACACTATTACTGGAAAGGGAGGGTGCGGTAGGAATCATTACCTTAAACAGGCCGCCGGTAAACCCGTTCAATTACGCGGCAATCGACAACCTTGGTAAGGCATATGCCGAACTGGAGAATGACAAGTCTGTCCGGTCTATTATCATTACCGGCGGGGGTGAGAAGGCCTTTTCCGCCGGCTTTGATATCTCCAGCTTCGCCGATCCCATGAACATCTGGTTGCCCAGATTGGGGCATATGGTTTTCAGCCGCATTGAGAGGGGTCCCAAGCCGGTTGTTGCCGCCATCAACGGCTTTGCCCTCGGCGGGGGATTTGAACTGGCCATGGCCTGCCATTTTAGAGTAATGGTCGAAGCCGAAAAGGCGACACTCGGCCTGCCGGAGATCAACCTCGGTATCATACCGGGCTGGGGCGGCACGCAGAGACTGCCCAGGCTGATCGGGCGCACTCGGGCGCTGGAGATCGCACTTATGGGCAGGAGAATCAATGCCAAAGAGGCTTTCGAATGGGGTCTGCTGAACAAGGTATCCAAGCCGGGCGAAACGCTCAAAGACGCCAAGGAAATGGCCACCGCACTGAGCAAGCGGGCGCCGCTCGCCCTCAAGGCTATTTTGAACGCAGTGGTGCTGGGTGTGGATACCAATATGGCGGCGGGTCTTGATATTGAGCTGGAAGGCTCGAGGATGGTTGGAATGTCCAAAGATGCTATGGAAGGGATGACTGCGTTTATGGAAAAACGCGACGCCAAATTCACGGGTGAATAAATAAATAACATACAGGAGATACGTATCAATGAAAGCTGCAGACGTTAAGACAATCACGGTAGTTGGATCCGGCGACATGGGACACGGCATCGCCGAGGTTGCCGCCATGGCCGGCTACAAAGTCAACATGTACGACATCAAACAGGAATTCGTTGACAAGGGCATGGGTAAGATAAAAGATAGTCTTACCAAGCAGGTCTCCAAGCAGAAGATGACGCAGGAAGCCATGGACAAGATCATGGGCCTGCTAAAAGGCTTCACGGTGTTGAAGGACGCGCTTAAAGACGCGGATTTCATGATCGAGGCAGCCCCGGAGATCATGGAGCTCAAGCAGAAGATATTCAAGGAATGCGATGAGAACGCTCCCAAGCATGCCATTTTGACCACTAATACATCCAACATGAGCATCACCAAAATCGCCTCGGCCACCAATCGACCCGATAAAGTCGCTGGGCTGCACTTCTTCAACCCCGTGGCCATGATGACCCTGGCAGAGGTGATCAGGGGCGAGAAGACATCCAATGAGACCATGGATGTAACCTACGACCTGATGAAGACCTGGAAGAATTTCAGGGGAGCCATGGTGCCTATCAGGGTTGAAAAAGACACCCCGAGCTTCGTTTATAACAGGCTGGGCGCACCGGCTGCTCTGTATATGTCAGAGCTGCTGGAGAAAGGCGTGGTGACCCCGGAAGCAGCCGACGCGAAGGTTAAATCCCTCGGGATACCCATGGGCCCGTTCGAGACGTTTGATTTCGTGGGTCTCGACGTGATGTACCACAGCCAGGAATACCTGGCCGGAGTGCTCTCACCCGAATATAAGCCGCGCAGCTGGCTTGAGAAGAAAATGAAATCCGGCGAGCTGGGAAAGAAGACGGGCAAAGGGCTCTTCGATTGGTCGGCCGGACGTCCGGCCATCGATGTAAGCAAGGCCGATCCTAATTTCGATCCCATGGACATTATCTGCCTGCAGGTCAATGAGGGTACCAAGCTGATCGAGGCAGGTGTTATCAAGACTCCCGCCGAGATAGACCTGGCCATGGTGCACGGCGGCGGCGGCATGTTCGGCCCCTTTGCACTGGCCAAGGGCATGGGATGGGACAAAGTCGCTGAGAAATGCGAGGCCGTAGCCAAGAAGACAGGCATCAAACAATTCATGCCTACTGAGACCTTGAAGAAAGGCAATATCACTATCTAAGTAGAGATACTGTAAAACACAGGCGGGGTTGGTTGCCGGGCGTTAATCCGATGCCGTGGAAAGCGGCCAGTGGTTAGCCTGGCAGCCAACCCTGATTATTTACCAGAACGATCAAGTAGTATGCCACGGGAGCGATGAGCAGGTGGCTGTCGATGCGGTCGAGAAAACCACCGTGACCGGGCAATAAACTGCCGGTATCCTTGGTGTGCATGTTCCGTTTCAAAAGAGATTCCACCAGGTCTCCGATCTCTGCAAGTACACCGATGATCAATCCTGCTGCAACCATCTGCCAGTAATAAAGCGGTAGCTTAAATGCGATCGCTAAAATAACGGCGGTTATGATGGAGAATGCCAGGCCCCCGGCCGCTCCCTCCCATGTTTTCCCGGGGCTTACGGATGCTGCCAGAGCATGTTTTCCCAGGTTGCTGCCTACAACATAGGCGCCTACATCACAAAGCGCTGTGCATGATAGTACCAGGAAAAGCCAGCCCATGCCGTTGTCCATCTGCCGGATCGTTACATAGTAGGAAAGCAGCCATCCCGTGTACAGGATACCGGCTACGGTCCAACCCCAGTTGATAAAAGCGTTATCCTTGTTTGATCTGAACAGCAGCCAGATAAGCGGAACAAGCGTCATCAGTGACAATAGAAGCGGCAGAATAAAATCGTGGGGATACGGCAGAAAGGACAGGTTGTACTGCTGTATGTAGGCGTTAACTATCAGCAGGACGGCAAATACCATGCCGAACCAGCTTAGCGGCTGTACTCCCCGGGCTCTTACAATTCGATAGAACTCGATGCAGGCCAAAACTGCTACTATAGATGCGGCGGCCACCAGTGGGATGCCGCCCAGTATGATCAAAACCGCAACAATGGCGGCCAATACAAGTCCGGTTACAATTCGCTTGACTATCATTTCCCTTAAAAGCTAATGGCCGGCAGCGGGCAGCCAACAGGTCCGAAGGCGGTTAAGCCCCGGAGAGGGTTTTATACCTCCAGAATCTCAGCTTCCTTGCCTTTGCCTATCCTGTTGACGTTATCGATATAGCTGTCTGTGAGCTTCTGTATCTGCTCGGAGGCTCGTATACTCTGATCCTGGGAGATCTCCTTATTTTTCTCAGATGCTTTTAGCTCTTCGACAGCTTCCCGGCGAATATTACGCACGGCCACCCGCGATTCCTCAAGTCTCTTATGTACAATCTTGATCAAATCTTTTCGCCTATCCTCTGTAAGAGCCGGGATGGAGATTCTGATGTTGTTGCCGTCGTTGATGGGGTTAAGCCCTAAATCGGATTTCAATATAGCTTTGTCGATAGTGTTGATGATAGTGCGGTCCCAGGGATGTATGGAGATAGTTTTGGGGTCTGGGACCGAGATGGAAGCAAGTTGTATCAGCGGTGTTAAAACACCGAAGTAGTCGACTTTGATATGTTCGACCAGGGCAGGAGACGCGCGCCCGGTTCGGATGGATGACAATTCCTTATTCAAAGCTTCGATGCACTTTTTCATCCTGGAGTCAGCATTCTTCAGTATCTTATCCGTCATTCCTTATCCTCACTGGTGACCCTTGTCCCGATATCTTCTCCCTCGATGACTCTGATTATACTGTCCTTTTCCTGTGAATCGAATACAATTATAGGCAGTTTGTTCTGCTGGCACAATGAAAAAGCTGTGATATCCATTACCTCAAGTTGAAGGGCGAGCGCTTCCCTGTGCGTAAGGTGCCGGTATTTCTTGGCTTTCGGATTCTTCCTGGGATCGGAATCGTAAATGCCGTCCACCCTGTTCTTGGCTACCAGCAACACGTCAGCGTTGATCTCGATGGCGCGTAATGCAGCAGCCGTATCCGTGGTCATATAGGGATTTCCCGTGCCGCCTGCAAAGATTACTACGCGTTTTTTCTCGAGGTGACGTATGGCTCTTCTGCGGATGTGTGGCTCGGCTATGGCCTGGACCGTGATAGCTGACTGGGTCCTGCTGACGACGTGGTTGTTTTCCAGGGCGTCTTGAAGGGCCAGTGCATTGATAATGGTTGCCAGCATTCCGGCATAGTCGGCCGTAGCCCGGTCCATGCCGGCAGCCTCAGCGGCTGCGCCCCTCCAGAAATTGCCGCCGCCCACCACGATCGCCACCTCTATTCCCTGTTCGTTGACTTTTTTAATCTGTTTGGCTATTAAATCCAGTATGAGAGGATCAATACCGAAACTGCTATCCCCCATGAGGGCTTCGCCGCTCAGCTTAAGGAGTACTCTTTTAGAATTTGTCTTTCGGGTAGACAATTTCAATAGCCCAGTTCAAAACGTACGAACCTGCGGATTCTAATATTCTCACCTGTTTTTGCAACTGTCTCGGTTATTATATCCTGTATCGATTTGGCCGGATCTTTGATAAAGGGTTGAAGCAGCAGGCATATTGTTGCCGGATCTTCCTCATTACCTGCGGGCAGATCGTCCTTGGAAATATACTGGGGCGCCATAGCGGAGACCTGCAGCGCTATATTATGCGCAAGTTCCTTGAATTCCGGAGTACGGGCCACAAAATCGGTCTCACAATTCAGTTCAATCATGACTCCCAGATGGTTGCCCGTGTGCACGTAACACTCGATCACGCCCTGCTCGGCCGACCGTTCGGATTTTTTCTTGGCAATTGACAGCCCGCGTTCCGTGATAATCGCGCAGGCTTTATCGAAATTGCCCCCGGCTTCGGTCAGGGCTTTCTTGCAATCCATTACACCGGCCCCTGTTTTCTGCCGGAGCTCTTTAACTGTATTTGCTGAGATATCCAAATCAGTCCTCCTTTGGCATCGTGAGAGCTATTCGCTCAAAGTAACAGTGATAAGCGGGAATGAGGAAATCAGGGCGAGGTTATCTCTGCTGCGACCGGTTCCTCGGTTTCCTCTTCCTTGGTCTCTCCCGCTTCGGCAAGCATCTTGCCTTCGAGGACGGCATCAGCGATATGCATGCAGATAACTTTGATGGCCTTGATAGCATCGTCGTTTGCCGGGACGATGTAATCGATTCCGTCGGGATTGCAGTTGGTGTCAACCGTAGCCACAAGTTTCACGCCGACTTTCCGGGCTTCGCTTAGGGCGATTTTCTCCTTGGTCGGATCGATGATAAAGATAGCGCCCGGCAGGGCTGTCATTTCCTTGAAGCCGCCCATTAGCCTGTTGAGCTTGGCCATCTCCTTCTCAACCTTCAATTTATCTTTCTTTGACATATAGTCAAGCTCGCCCCTCGAGTTCTTGTCCTCCAGCCTGACCAGGTAATCGATTCTCCCCTGTATGGTGTTGAAATTGGTAAGCATGCCGCCCAGCCAGCGCTGGTTGACATAATACATCCCACACCTCTTAGCCTCTTCTTCGATTATATCCTGGGCCTGCTTTTTGGTGCCGACAAACATGATAGTCTGACCGTTGCTGACCATGTCCCTCACAAATGCGCAGGCCTTGTTCAGCAGCGTGACCGTCTGTTCGAGGTCGATGATATGTATGCCGTTTCTTTGCGTGAAGATATAGTTCTTCATTTTAGGATGCCAATGCCCGGTCTGGTGACCGAAATGGGCGCCGGCTTCCAAGAGTTGCTTGACCGTAACTGAATCTGCCAAATTCTGTTAACCTCCTGAAACAAGAGAGAGTCGCTTATTCAAAACCGGTGAAAAGTATAACATAACAATAGTCTCAGGGCAATTTGGTGCAACAGGCAAACAAAAATCCCCTGCCCGGTCGCGGGCAGGGGATTCTGTTAAATTGCGAATCTGTTATTTGAGGCCTATTTGCTGTGCAACGAGTTCCCTGTGGAAATCGGTGCTGCCGTAAACTGTATCGGCCGCCTTGGCTCTCTGGAAGTACAGCGGGGCGTCATGATCGTAGCTCGTACCGATGCCGCCGTGAAGCTTTACGCCCAGGGCTGTGACCGTCTTGTATGCCTCGTTGATATAAGCCTTGGCCATGGAAGCTTCCTTGGCGCTGGGTAGATCGTTGGATTCCATCCAGGCCGCCTCGTAAAGCAGATACCTGCTGGTGCCCATGGTCATCCACATATCGGACATCTTGTGCTGCAGTGCCTGGAAGGCGCCGATGGGCCTGTCGTACTGCACGCGCTCTTTGGCATATGCCACGGTCATCTCGACCACGGTCGTAAGTCCACCCAGGGACTCCGCGGATTTAAGGATGGAGCCCTTGCGGATGATCGTCTGAAGAATCGACCAGCCCTTGTCAACCTTGCCCAGAACGTTCTTGGCCGGGACGGCCACGTCTTTGAATACCACTTCGCAGAGGTGATCGTGGGCAATAGTGGGTATAACCTCGGTCTTGATGCCGGACGATTTGGCATCCACCAGGAAAAGGGTGATGCCGTCTTCGCCACTGCCGTCCTTGGTCCTGGCTACGACGATCATATTGTCGGCCACGTGGGCGCTATCGACGAATACCTTGGTGCCGTTCAGTATGTAATCATTGCCCTTAGGTGCGGCTTTAAGAGTGATGCCGGATGCGTCGAACAGGCCGTTTTCCTCAAACCAGGCCAGTGTGAGGATGCAGTTGCCGTTGGAGATCTTGGGCAGCAGGTCTTTCTTCAT
This genomic window from Dehalococcoidia bacterium contains:
- the ispG gene encoding flavodoxin-dependent (E)-4-hydroxy-3-methylbut-2-enyl-diphosphate synthase, with amino-acid sequence MKKRRVSKPIRLGSVIIGGGAPVSIQSMSKTDTRDARSTINQIRELEDCGCEIIRVAVPDQQAAAAITKIKRGISIPLIADIHFDYRLALAALAGGADGLRINPGNIRDKQQIRKVVAEAKTREVPIRIGVNSGSLPPGKKPGRSVAGYMVDTAMEEVRLLESMDFGLIKIALKSFDVPTSIEAYRSIAGKTAYPLHLGITEAGLPRTGVIRSAAGIGILLYDGIGDTIRVSLSSYPREEVFTAYEILKSLNLRQRGPVLISCPSCGRSEYDIVDLAVKVSNYLDSIDKPVRIAVMGCVVNGPGEAKAADLGIACGKGRGAIFKKGRVIRTVSESGYLRALKDEIENL
- a CDS encoding M50 family metallopeptidase, whose amino-acid sequence is MILTIVVFVVLLIVLILTHEIGHFAAAKMSKVKVEEFGLGLPPRIWGFKYGETIYSINWIPFGGFTRLLGEEDPSTPGSLASKSIGTRFFVLVSGSLLNILLPIVLFTVSFMIPHDVTIENVLIKEVAAGSPAQAAGIQAGDRIVEVNGHTIKNRADLSYQIQLNLGNDTAMVIQKPDASRQVLSLTPRWVPPQGQGATGVVLTSSDMTTVVESMPFWQALPTSVVHSWEILILFKNEVMSWFVRSTAPQLAGPIAIAQLTGEVIKAGISPLLEFAALISINLGIFNLLPIPGLDGGRLVFVLLEWARRGKRISPQKEGLVHMIGFLAMILLIIVISYFDVARIIRGESLLP
- the dxr gene encoding 1-deoxy-D-xylulose-5-phosphate reductoisomerase, with product MKNKVKNIVVLGSTGSIGQQTLDIIRIFPDKLQVTGLACGNDTKLLLQQVREFKPLFAFCSPTLKLPGGTAPVKMEEMAVHPDVDMVIVATTGKAGLKPAMAALRIGKTVAIANKEILVMAGSLLKQLAARHGGTILPIDSEHSAVWQCLQGEASGVSRLLLTASGGPFIGWPVKKLRGVTAAQALNHPTWKMGKKVTVDSATLFNKGLEVMEAHWLFDLPYKKIEVIIHRQSIIHSMVEFKDGSIKAQLSIPDMHLPIQYALFYPQRMPNPQIKSMDFSGMHTLTFEPVNYVNYPCLKLALEAAKLGDTYPAVLCAADETAVNLFLNNSIDFTEIATIIEKTLHMHRPVSNPGIEDIFRSDRWACDTALKVARKDI
- a CDS encoding enoyl-CoA hydratase-related protein, producing MAYDTLLLEREGAVGIITLNRPPVNPFNYAAIDNLGKAYAELENDKSVRSIIITGGGEKAFSAGFDISSFADPMNIWLPRLGHMVFSRIERGPKPVVAAINGFALGGGFELAMACHFRVMVEAEKATLGLPEINLGIIPGWGGTQRLPRLIGRTRALEIALMGRRINAKEAFEWGLLNKVSKPGETLKDAKEMATALSKRAPLALKAILNAVVLGVDTNMAAGLDIELEGSRMVGMSKDAMEGMTAFMEKRDAKFTGE
- a CDS encoding 3-hydroxyacyl-CoA dehydrogenase family protein: MKAADVKTITVVGSGDMGHGIAEVAAMAGYKVNMYDIKQEFVDKGMGKIKDSLTKQVSKQKMTQEAMDKIMGLLKGFTVLKDALKDADFMIEAAPEIMELKQKIFKECDENAPKHAILTTNTSNMSITKIASATNRPDKVAGLHFFNPVAMMTLAEVIRGEKTSNETMDVTYDLMKTWKNFRGAMVPIRVEKDTPSFVYNRLGAPAALYMSELLEKGVVTPEAADAKVKSLGIPMGPFETFDFVGLDVMYHSQEYLAGVLSPEYKPRSWLEKKMKSGELGKKTGKGLFDWSAGRPAIDVSKADPNFDPMDIICLQVNEGTKLIEAGVIKTPAEIDLAMVHGGGGMFGPFALAKGMGWDKVAEKCEAVAKKTGIKQFMPTETLKKGNITI
- a CDS encoding phosphatidate cytidylyltransferase; this encodes MIVKRIVTGLVLAAIVAVLIILGGIPLVAAASIVAVLACIEFYRIVRARGVQPLSWFGMVFAVLLIVNAYIQQYNLSFLPYPHDFILPLLLSLMTLVPLIWLLFRSNKDNAFINWGWTVAGILYTGWLLSYYVTIRQMDNGMGWLFLVLSCTALCDVGAYVVGSNLGKHALAASVSPGKTWEGAAGGLAFSIITAVILAIAFKLPLYYWQMVAAGLIIGVLAEIGDLVESLLKRNMHTKDTGSLLPGHGGFLDRIDSHLLIAPVAYYLIVLVNNQGWLPG
- the frr gene encoding ribosome recycling factor is translated as MTDKILKNADSRMKKCIEALNKELSSIRTGRASPALVEHIKVDYFGVLTPLIQLASISVPDPKTISIHPWDRTIINTIDKAILKSDLGLNPINDGNNIRISIPALTEDRRKDLIKIVHKRLEESRVAVRNIRREAVEELKASEKNKEISQDQSIRASEQIQKLTDSYIDNVNRIGKGKEAEILEV
- the pyrH gene encoding UMP kinase → MSTRKTNSKRVLLKLSGEALMGDSSFGIDPLILDLIAKQIKKVNEQGIEVAIVVGGGNFWRGAAAEAAGMDRATADYAGMLATIINALALQDALENNHVVSRTQSAITVQAIAEPHIRRRAIRHLEKKRVVIFAGGTGNPYMTTDTAAALRAIEINADVLLVAKNRVDGIYDSDPRKNPKAKKYRHLTHREALALQLEVMDITAFSLCQQNKLPIIVFDSQEKDSIIRVIEGEDIGTRVTSEDKE
- the tsf gene encoding translation elongation factor Ts, which gives rise to MDISANTVKELRQKTGAGVMDCKKALTEAGGNFDKACAIITERGLSIAKKKSERSAEQGVIECYVHTGNHLGVMIELNCETDFVARTPEFKELAHNIALQVSAMAPQYISKDDLPAGNEEDPATICLLLQPFIKDPAKSIQDIITETVAKTGENIRIRRFVRFELGY
- the rpsB gene encoding 30S ribosomal protein S2, with protein sequence MADSVTVKQLLEAGAHFGHQTGHWHPKMKNYIFTQRNGIHIIDLEQTVTLLNKACAFVRDMVSNGQTIMFVGTKKQAQDIIEEEAKRCGMYYVNQRWLGGMLTNFNTIQGRIDYLVRLEDKNSRGELDYMSKKDKLKVEKEMAKLNRLMGGFKEMTALPGAIFIIDPTKEKIALSEARKVGVKLVATVDTNCNPDGIDYIVPANDDAIKAIKVICMHIADAVLEGKMLAEAGETKEEETEEPVAAEITSP
- a CDS encoding acyl-CoA dehydrogenase family protein gives rise to the protein MDLRFTEQQEILKKSARDFLTKECPKAKVRELAKDPKGYDPALWQKMAELGWLGFNIPEDYEGMGYSFEDLTMHIEEVGKNILPGPYISTVVNTFAIVEAGSDEMKKDLLPKISNGNCILTLAWFEENGLFDASGITLKAAPKGNDYILNGTKVFVDSAHVADNMIVVARTKDGSGEDGITLFLVDAKSSGIKTEVIPTIAHDHLCEVVFKDVAVPAKNVLGKVDKGWSILQTIIRKGSILKSAESLGGLTTVVEMTVAYAKERVQYDRPIGAFQALQHKMSDMWMTMGTSRYLLYEAAWMESNDLPSAKEASMAKAYINEAYKTVTALGVKLHGGIGTSYDHDAPLYFQRAKAADTVYGSTDFHRELVAQQIGLK